One Robbsia sp. KACC 23696 DNA segment encodes these proteins:
- a CDS encoding site-specific integrase: MASIVERPRKNAPSTWQVHVRVKGQPSLVKTFSLREEAELFAQEAQTLLQKESTKQAKLAKKVKPPCSVAYKDMLARDVIQRFVARPEATQMNKSLSKTIINNIGSVKIGAMTPSWIRGYIDRMRGKLTNRKTPFTYDTISKHMIVMSGALAWQADILDIEVPRLRFSTKMFPKHWENARERRLPQPEMRLLMQQLRAITTPRRQHWRYLIWLAIETAARQQELILSDWSEFDLSKRVWTIPANHTKGKKKRAIPLSRRAMRVMTLLWHYRDPEQTRVFHPMQNVHSVSSMFQRYVRRAGLQDFRFHDLRHEGVSRMIENKRELSVFEIMRIVGHSSLDMLNRYANLRADDMVARMQ; this comes from the coding sequence ATGGCCAGTATCGTCGAACGCCCACGCAAGAACGCCCCCTCTACTTGGCAAGTGCATGTGCGCGTGAAAGGACAACCCTCACTTGTAAAAACTTTTTCTCTACGCGAGGAGGCTGAGCTCTTTGCGCAAGAAGCTCAGACCTTGCTGCAAAAGGAATCAACCAAGCAAGCCAAACTTGCGAAAAAGGTGAAACCACCCTGCTCAGTCGCTTACAAAGACATGCTCGCACGCGACGTGATCCAGCGTTTCGTCGCGCGCCCCGAAGCGACGCAAATGAATAAGTCGTTGTCCAAGACCATCATCAACAACATTGGCAGCGTGAAAATCGGTGCAATGACACCGTCGTGGATTCGTGGATACATCGATCGCATGCGCGGGAAATTAACCAACCGCAAAACACCGTTCACTTACGACACAATCAGCAAGCACATGATTGTGATGTCCGGAGCATTGGCATGGCAAGCGGACATCCTGGATATCGAGGTCCCCAGGCTGCGCTTTTCAACCAAGATGTTTCCAAAGCATTGGGAAAACGCACGGGAACGTCGCCTGCCACAGCCCGAGATGCGGCTTCTGATGCAGCAACTGCGAGCGATCACGACACCCAGGCGGCAACACTGGCGTTATCTGATCTGGCTGGCCATTGAGACGGCAGCTCGACAGCAGGAGCTGATTCTGTCGGATTGGTCTGAGTTTGATCTGTCCAAACGCGTATGGACGATTCCCGCGAACCATACCAAAGGCAAGAAAAAACGAGCGATTCCGCTGAGCCGTCGCGCCATGCGGGTAATGACACTGCTGTGGCACTACCGCGATCCGGAACAGACCCGTGTCTTCCATCCGATGCAAAACGTGCACAGTGTTTCATCAATGTTCCAACGCTATGTGAGGCGAGCCGGGCTTCAAGATTTTCGTTTTCACGATCTTCGGCATGAGGGGGTGAGCCGGATGATCGAAAACAAACGCGAGCTGAGCGTCTTCGAAATCATGCGCATTGTCGGTCATTCCAGTCTCGACATGCTCAACCGCTACGCGAACTTGCGTGCGGATGACATGGTTGCTCGGATGCAGTAA
- the mobF gene encoding MobF family relaxase, which yields MLSITKIHSAGTQRSAGWSNINYHEYLDIPRMSNQSDFADYVLGKELEGPPPFWIGRGVEALGLSEHVAADQVDRLARGFHPLTGAPLFKTAGDNHVMGLDMTLSPPKDVSAVFAGADATLQREIIRSVQLAAAVALQYAQTGALTRHSAGGREKQRADATLAACYFHFASRENDPQLHVHGFFFNLGKRAGVNEWSGLETRPVFERKMAAGILFRVELAAQMRALGFTVEPTPDGYFTINGITDAQRSALSTRSHQIADYLAAKAATERSAGDAPATDADARPDARAKGRAALQTRSAKAEPPLAELLGLFRSKASALGITPDSVKAMRAAPTLKPAASATGQSGGVDHFAIDQETLLAELTREKSCIAPSDALLIICRMAMGRWDAQECLAHLDRTLTSEHVIHLGATEMLTPVLTTQTTVHQEQSISARVSENAACRDHALATTLLDKHFYALEAELSSQVGVPVVLNQQRAAAHHIGCETGRHAFVEGWAGTGKTTLLKAVSDAYKEAGFSVVGCAQSAAAALNLGRETGVRSGTIARLLLTLGRGKNRITDRTVLILDEAGMVGSSEFATLQEAVLKHGAKLVCVGDQKQLQPVEGGGIFASLVREHGKAELSNIQRQKTDFAPLLDWLDQQALLGHGLTASQTQALRRLPEECKLAAVEQLCQRDERLKIGFTDWRARFDYAWSREAVKQLATGNALEALTTLDAKGKLHTAANATAAREAIVASWLNDPTPLLQKTMIAATRLEVAELNALARRSQIERHAVNDAQGLDLLIEQRDESLSLRRFAPGDRIVFTKNDDRLGVVNGATGTLRAFRTPASKPFSMPSHSSPSGSSTSMELTASVATAAPATLADQPQATLIVELDEPNANGRTHLFIPAAFARFDLAYCLTNHKSQGRTFDSAHVLLNPNVAGREWAYVAASRSRFSTDLFVDESALLAEASEFVSVASGEAPTLSRPDMVKALAARLAPSRAKGTTLDYAAAASEARAEMAHEATPRRQQKSSEATPAMPDAKLTVMPTPSITLPSETVTQPQAGFSRTSVMSFFEGWAQNKVESLLARVVAIARQSRGLLDNLRTEREATAVVWAAPLRSAVESVDRMKNDLGKRHLEPSRQRDGLPVMSDLAQSYGPSASQPPVVVSEGCFSKTPQPAQGPPPVATLILRR from the coding sequence ATGCTTTCAATCACAAAAATCCACAGCGCTGGCACTCAACGGAGTGCAGGCTGGAGCAATATCAACTACCACGAATATCTTGACATCCCGCGCATGTCGAATCAGTCGGACTTCGCTGACTACGTCTTGGGGAAAGAGCTCGAAGGCCCACCACCGTTTTGGATTGGGCGCGGTGTGGAGGCACTAGGCCTGAGCGAGCACGTCGCGGCTGACCAGGTGGATCGCTTGGCCCGTGGATTTCATCCACTGACTGGTGCACCGCTATTCAAAACTGCTGGCGACAATCATGTGATGGGTCTAGACATGACGCTTTCACCCCCAAAAGATGTCTCCGCTGTTTTTGCTGGGGCCGACGCGACATTGCAACGCGAGATCATTCGCAGTGTGCAGTTGGCGGCAGCAGTTGCACTGCAATACGCCCAAACCGGAGCGCTGACCCGCCATAGCGCGGGCGGTCGCGAGAAGCAACGGGCCGACGCCACCCTGGCCGCCTGCTACTTTCATTTCGCTAGTCGGGAGAACGACCCCCAACTGCATGTCCATGGGTTTTTCTTCAACCTTGGCAAGCGAGCGGGGGTGAATGAATGGAGTGGACTCGAAACCCGACCCGTGTTTGAGAGAAAAATGGCGGCGGGCATTCTCTTTCGTGTGGAATTGGCGGCGCAAATGCGTGCTCTCGGCTTTACCGTTGAGCCCACGCCCGATGGCTATTTCACGATTAACGGAATCACGGATGCGCAACGCTCTGCATTGTCGACGCGCAGCCACCAGATTGCAGATTATCTTGCAGCAAAAGCTGCTACTGAGAGAAGTGCCGGCGACGCACCCGCGACAGACGCTGACGCTCGCCCCGACGCAAGGGCCAAGGGGCGCGCAGCCTTGCAAACACGATCCGCCAAAGCGGAGCCGCCGCTAGCGGAACTACTGGGCCTGTTCCGAAGCAAGGCGTCGGCGCTTGGAATCACACCGGATTCGGTGAAGGCGATGCGGGCGGCCCCGACCTTGAAGCCTGCTGCATCGGCGACAGGTCAATCCGGGGGAGTTGACCACTTCGCTATCGACCAAGAGACGCTTCTTGCTGAGCTGACACGGGAGAAGTCGTGCATCGCTCCCTCCGACGCCCTTCTCATCATCTGCCGCATGGCGATGGGTCGTTGGGATGCGCAAGAATGTCTCGCCCATCTGGATCGCACGCTGACAAGCGAACACGTCATTCATTTGGGGGCGACTGAAATGCTCACGCCTGTTCTGACGACCCAGACCACGGTCCATCAAGAGCAATCGATTTCGGCTCGGGTCTCGGAAAACGCTGCGTGCCGCGATCATGCTCTCGCAACGACATTGTTGGACAAGCATTTCTATGCCCTCGAAGCGGAATTGTCCTCCCAGGTTGGGGTGCCAGTCGTTTTGAATCAACAACGGGCGGCTGCCCATCATATCGGCTGCGAGACGGGACGCCATGCCTTTGTTGAAGGATGGGCCGGAACAGGCAAAACCACGCTCCTCAAAGCCGTAAGCGACGCTTACAAAGAAGCAGGTTTCAGCGTTGTGGGATGTGCGCAGTCTGCCGCCGCCGCACTCAATCTCGGACGAGAGACTGGCGTTCGCTCGGGCACGATCGCTCGCTTGCTGCTGACACTGGGTCGCGGGAAAAACCGAATCACTGACCGGACGGTGCTCATTCTCGATGAAGCGGGGATGGTGGGATCGTCCGAGTTTGCGACGCTGCAAGAGGCCGTCTTGAAGCACGGGGCAAAATTGGTCTGCGTTGGCGATCAGAAACAGTTGCAGCCTGTTGAAGGGGGCGGAATCTTTGCGTCTCTTGTGCGGGAGCACGGGAAAGCGGAACTCTCGAATATCCAGCGACAAAAGACAGACTTCGCCCCACTGCTCGATTGGCTGGATCAGCAAGCCCTGCTCGGCCACGGCTTAACTGCGTCGCAGACGCAGGCATTGCGGCGATTGCCGGAAGAATGCAAGCTCGCTGCCGTGGAGCAACTGTGCCAACGCGACGAGCGATTGAAGATCGGTTTCACGGACTGGCGAGCCCGCTTCGATTACGCATGGTCCCGAGAGGCCGTCAAGCAACTGGCCACCGGCAACGCCCTAGAAGCGCTCACGACCCTCGACGCCAAAGGCAAGTTGCATACTGCGGCAAACGCCACTGCGGCTAGGGAGGCCATCGTTGCGTCCTGGCTTAATGACCCCACGCCGTTATTGCAAAAAACGATGATAGCGGCGACTCGCTTGGAAGTTGCCGAGCTCAACGCGTTGGCCAGACGATCCCAGATCGAGCGTCATGCCGTCAACGATGCACAAGGGCTTGATCTGCTCATCGAACAACGGGATGAATCCTTGAGTTTGCGGCGGTTCGCGCCAGGCGACCGCATCGTCTTCACAAAGAACGACGATCGGTTGGGCGTCGTCAACGGGGCGACCGGAACCCTTCGCGCCTTTCGCACTCCGGCATCGAAGCCCTTCTCGATGCCGTCCCATTCTTCCCCATCGGGTTCGTCCACTTCCATGGAACTTACAGCTTCCGTGGCAACGGCGGCCCCCGCGACCTTGGCGGATCAGCCGCAGGCAACACTGATCGTTGAACTCGACGAACCGAACGCCAATGGGCGCACTCACCTATTTATTCCAGCCGCCTTTGCCCGGTTTGATCTGGCCTATTGCCTGACGAATCACAAGAGCCAGGGGCGCACCTTTGATTCCGCTCACGTGTTGCTCAATCCAAACGTGGCGGGTCGGGAGTGGGCGTATGTCGCGGCGAGTCGCTCACGGTTCTCGACGGATTTGTTCGTGGACGAGTCGGCACTGCTCGCCGAGGCATCCGAGTTTGTTTCGGTCGCTTCCGGGGAGGCCCCGACGCTCTCACGACCAGACATGGTGAAAGCACTAGCGGCCCGGCTGGCTCCGAGTCGAGCCAAAGGCACGACACTCGACTACGCGGCAGCCGCATCGGAAGCGCGGGCAGAGATGGCGCACGAGGCGACGCCTAGACGACAACAGAAGTCATCGGAAGCAACTCCCGCGATGCCAGACGCCAAATTGACAGTCATGCCGACGCCCTCGATTACCTTGCCGTCGGAGACGGTGACGCAACCCCAGGCCGGTTTTTCACGCACGTCAGTCATGAGCTTCTTCGAGGGCTGGGCTCAAAACAAGGTCGAATCGCTATTGGCGCGTGTTGTCGCCATCGCCCGCCAAAGCCGTGGCCTTCTCGACAATTTGCGAACGGAACGGGAAGCCACGGCGGTGGTTTGGGCCGCACCACTGCGCAGTGCTGTCGAGTCTGTTGACCGTATGAAAAACGATCTCGGCAAGCGACACCTTGAGCCTTCGAGGCAGCGCGACGGGTTGCCAGTCATGAGTGATCTTGCGCAGTCTTATGGGCCATCGGCGAGTCAACCGCCTGTTGTTGTCTCAGAGGGTTGCTTCTCGAAGACGCCTCAACCCGCACAAGGCCCACCGCCGGTCGCAACACTAATTCTGCGTCGCTGA
- a CDS encoding patatin-like phospholipase family protein, with protein MAKPYRVLCLDGGGMRGVYQAAYLDIVAKRMAAKYPGSTMRDPGQCFDLIVGTSTGAIVACALATGTPLSQVRDLYEKHGSSIFPYQAWRAIPGLGKVIQAFGPGNKQGEIALRQVLEKALGQTTFADVLEHRKIALAIPTVDMSRHASVVFKTRHMSRLNGRDDNRTLVDACMASTAAPILRSLARLTEPDTGVQAVYTDGGLWANNPGALGAIEAVEICKDGGRPQQSIELFMLGSLPAQGGEEIKDARRHRGAFGWVGGLRILSASIDAQAVGYDYIAKKILEIRGGGSTAWRMPAQCPSTELQKYLANMDDARPHVLNALSRQAISDVDFLWAAEARNEPCAKAFLQAFAPPPNNLQVAEN; from the coding sequence GTGGCAAAGCCGTACAGAGTATTGTGCTTGGATGGCGGAGGAATGCGGGGAGTCTATCAAGCCGCTTATCTGGACATCGTTGCGAAACGGATGGCGGCGAAATATCCGGGGTCGACGATGCGGGACCCCGGACAGTGTTTCGATTTGATCGTCGGGACTAGCACGGGCGCGATCGTGGCATGCGCGCTCGCCACTGGCACCCCCCTATCCCAAGTTCGCGATCTTTACGAGAAACACGGCTCATCCATCTTTCCTTACCAAGCTTGGAGAGCCATCCCCGGATTGGGTAAGGTAATTCAAGCCTTCGGCCCCGGCAACAAGCAAGGCGAAATCGCCCTTCGCCAAGTCCTGGAAAAGGCTCTCGGCCAAACCACTTTCGCTGACGTTCTCGAGCACCGGAAAATTGCCTTGGCAATTCCCACCGTGGACATGAGCCGCCACGCTTCCGTGGTCTTCAAAACGCGGCACATGAGCCGGCTCAATGGTCGCGACGACAATCGAACGCTCGTTGATGCTTGCATGGCCAGCACGGCCGCACCCATCCTCCGCTCCCTCGCTCGATTGACCGAGCCAGACACAGGGGTTCAAGCCGTCTACACCGATGGGGGACTGTGGGCAAACAATCCCGGAGCTCTGGGTGCCATTGAGGCGGTCGAGATTTGTAAGGATGGTGGGCGTCCACAACAATCCATCGAACTTTTCATGCTCGGGTCGTTGCCGGCCCAGGGTGGCGAAGAAATCAAAGATGCTCGCCGCCATCGCGGTGCTTTTGGATGGGTGGGCGGTCTGCGGATTCTCAGTGCTTCCATCGATGCGCAAGCTGTCGGATACGATTATATCGCCAAGAAAATCTTAGAAATCCGAGGGGGAGGCAGCACGGCTTGGCGGATGCCCGCCCAGTGCCCATCCACGGAACTTCAAAAATACTTGGCCAATATGGATGATGCTCGCCCTCACGTGTTGAATGCCCTTTCACGTCAAGCCATATCAGACGTCGATTTTCTCTGGGCTGCTGAGGCTAGAAACGAACCGTGTGCTAAGGCATTTTTACAGGCATTTGCACCGCCCCCGAACAACCTGCAAGTCGCGGAGAACTGA
- a CDS encoding cyclic GMP-AMP synthase DncV-like nucleotidyltransferase, with the protein MFDCHKEMCNFHGEKVTLTGADRTEMRDRRNNGRTRLNTGLEREGHPLPNHHSQGSYAMHTMVQDDECAYDIDDGAYFKENDLNDANGNVISPAQAKERVRSALAQDQRLASEAEVHNNCVRQPYPQGYHIDIPVYRTLISRDADGNRKETYELASGDEWTVSDARQVSRWFKDQQANVGAHGKQLRKVVRLTKFYARSRRDWKEKTGSGILMTRLVCDEFVPVADRDDESLRETWAKIHSRLVLSLVVEHPVGDDPLAAEGDEKAAYLRDRLRDALKTLNVFDNFPTRREARQAWDDVFATDFFSKQPSPNDGGDNGSGKARFTVASESASDRRDDGETRYG; encoded by the coding sequence ATGTTCGACTGTCATAAAGAGATGTGCAATTTCCACGGCGAAAAAGTCACGCTGACCGGCGCAGACCGCACGGAAATGCGCGACCGTCGCAACAATGGTCGGACCCGACTCAATACCGGGCTCGAACGCGAAGGACATCCGCTTCCAAACCATCACTCGCAAGGCTCATACGCCATGCACACGATGGTGCAAGATGATGAGTGTGCATACGACATTGATGATGGTGCCTACTTCAAAGAAAACGATCTCAATGACGCCAATGGCAATGTCATCAGCCCGGCACAAGCGAAAGAACGGGTGCGCAGTGCATTGGCACAAGATCAACGATTGGCATCAGAAGCCGAAGTGCACAACAATTGTGTTAGGCAGCCCTATCCGCAGGGGTACCACATCGATATTCCTGTCTATCGAACCCTAATCAGCAGGGACGCGGACGGCAATCGCAAAGAGACCTATGAGCTGGCAAGCGGCGATGAGTGGACAGTGTCTGACGCTCGCCAGGTCTCCCGGTGGTTCAAAGACCAACAAGCCAACGTCGGTGCTCACGGCAAGCAATTGCGTAAAGTCGTGCGATTGACCAAGTTCTACGCCAGAAGCCGTCGCGACTGGAAAGAAAAAACCGGTAGCGGGATCTTGATGACTCGGTTGGTCTGCGACGAGTTTGTCCCGGTGGCGGACCGCGACGACGAATCGCTGCGGGAAACATGGGCAAAGATTCATTCTCGCCTAGTGTTGTCCTTGGTCGTGGAACATCCAGTGGGCGACGATCCTCTTGCGGCTGAGGGTGATGAAAAGGCTGCATACCTTCGCGATCGTCTTCGCGACGCCTTGAAAACGCTCAACGTTTTCGACAACTTCCCAACTCGGCGCGAAGCCCGCCAAGCCTGGGATGATGTTTTTGCAACAGACTTCTTTTCGAAGCAGCCGTCCCCCAATGACGGCGGAGATAATGGGTCTGGAAAGGCACGCTTTACTGTGGCCTCTGAATCTGCGAGCGATCGACGCGACGACGGGGAAACACGATACGGTTGA
- a CDS encoding ThiF family adenylyltransferase: protein MLSPIATTAHADVETALEERWPGEWRRLRKPELTALAQSFAFSAAWRLDVPSEVLARPSVDHLYLAVDDVFPLSDIRVFAPQSLGTLGNRWPHIESAGLMCLVRRPLHLEISRRVELAVSDAINALCFDEEKRNEEFRREAVSYWTHESTTKQRALALFAPGGQSRPIVYGLHQGTLVFAESSDQLLSWLRNAGQKKPEDPLWAWFQMLDEPLTPAQYPIDGHDIFAMVDRSSIVPLLKPPNVCPILLGMSTPTGPIFTGVLLRCPAKKSILRGFRNIDRLPEKHVVACYSGQKIDRFNVQRADRSWVHGRDHNPSGDRLSNKTVALIGCGALGSELARLLAQAGVGHFILSDHDPLASHNTSRHLLGSADVGKNKALALGERIKKDFPHIGSVEIMGKKWENLSPEQSSLVDSADLLITAGLSLATDLRIDRRRESKKSEQKWLVAWTEEFALAGHAVLITNDARLHSLFDTKGAPKLRMTLDWPPAVGTHIEAGCGNEFQPYGATDLHSTVGLAARLALDTLLDKCLTPIYRVWLGDRSRAIELGATVSAEFDASMTERIMPWP, encoded by the coding sequence ATGCTTTCTCCGATCGCGACGACGGCGCACGCTGACGTCGAAACGGCACTTGAAGAGCGTTGGCCAGGAGAGTGGCGACGCCTTCGAAAGCCAGAGCTCACGGCCTTAGCGCAAAGTTTCGCATTCTCAGCGGCTTGGCGGCTTGACGTGCCCAGCGAAGTGTTAGCCCGCCCATCAGTCGATCACCTCTACCTCGCCGTTGATGACGTTTTTCCGCTATCGGACATCCGAGTTTTTGCTCCTCAATCTCTGGGCACATTAGGTAACCGCTGGCCTCATATAGAGTCTGCGGGTCTGATGTGCCTTGTCCGTCGCCCCTTGCACTTGGAAATCTCTCGTCGAGTTGAACTCGCCGTATCAGATGCGATAAATGCCCTGTGCTTTGACGAAGAAAAAAGAAATGAGGAGTTTCGACGCGAAGCGGTTTCCTACTGGACGCATGAATCGACGACGAAACAGCGGGCCTTGGCTTTGTTTGCCCCGGGTGGGCAATCGCGGCCAATCGTTTACGGACTTCACCAAGGGACACTCGTCTTTGCGGAATCGAGCGACCAACTGCTTTCGTGGCTTCGAAACGCAGGTCAGAAGAAACCCGAAGACCCATTATGGGCATGGTTTCAAATGCTGGATGAGCCACTGACCCCAGCACAATACCCGATCGATGGTCATGACATTTTCGCCATGGTCGATCGATCATCTATCGTCCCGCTGTTGAAGCCCCCCAACGTCTGCCCAATTCTGCTGGGCATGTCGACGCCAACCGGACCGATATTCACCGGGGTATTGCTTCGATGCCCCGCAAAAAAATCAATACTAAGAGGCTTTCGAAACATCGATCGCCTCCCCGAAAAGCACGTTGTTGCCTGCTATTCCGGACAGAAGATTGATCGATTCAATGTGCAGCGTGCGGATAGATCATGGGTCCATGGGCGTGATCACAACCCCTCCGGCGACCGCCTCAGCAATAAAACGGTTGCACTGATCGGATGCGGAGCATTGGGCAGTGAATTGGCCAGACTGTTGGCGCAGGCTGGTGTGGGCCATTTCATTCTGTCGGATCATGACCCACTCGCCAGTCACAACACATCACGACATTTGCTGGGTTCCGCAGATGTCGGCAAAAACAAAGCACTCGCCCTGGGTGAACGGATCAAAAAAGATTTTCCTCATATCGGTTCTGTCGAGATCATGGGCAAAAAATGGGAGAACTTGTCGCCGGAACAATCTTCGTTGGTAGACAGCGCTGATTTATTGATTACTGCGGGTCTGTCGCTTGCGACGGACCTACGCATTGATCGCAGGCGGGAAAGCAAAAAATCGGAACAAAAATGGTTGGTGGCCTGGACCGAAGAGTTCGCCCTTGCTGGGCATGCCGTCCTGATCACAAATGACGCCAGACTGCATTCCTTGTTCGACACAAAAGGCGCTCCTAAGCTACGCATGACCCTCGACTGGCCCCCCGCCGTCGGCACGCACATTGAAGCTGGATGCGGCAACGAGTTTCAACCCTACGGAGCCACAGACTTGCACAGCACTGTGGGACTCGCCGCCCGTCTTGCTCTCGACACACTGCTCGACAAATGCCTGACTCCGATCTATCGGGTCTGGCTTGGCGATCGCTCCCGAGCCATCGAGTTGGGGGCAACGGTGTCTGCGGAGTTCGACGCGAGCATGACTGAGAGGATCATGCCGTGGCCTTGA
- a CDS encoding FUSC family protein gives MWFALRTTTASMLALYIAFLMQLDEPKWAAMTVWIVAQGARGMSLSKGRNRILGTLTGAIVALGLIAFFAQTEILLMAALALWVGVCTGLATALRNFRSYGAVLAGYTAAIVAMAALPSPGQAFDIATARVIYIVLGIIVEGLMSAVFSIDDPGPAIRTRYLTYLKQAAEVCGRALKAEPNATALHRLIADLSERDTVLEYAAAASAEVRAQARQYRRGDAAVLQMLAATQSIREQRDDPRYDADVDPLIETSAALLLRLANTGSRPENEMAEDDRLLTRLRTETDARLQAEALHPDGSSSPQRLVMLDRLMLLLSALAEARDALSGNTPPGRQAALTSWRETLQGFAFHVDTAKVWQNGIRAFVAVLAAALIWWGTAWQNGGGFVAITAVVCGLFATRPNPVKGSIGFLTGTLWAFVAALICNAFFIPAISGFEMLCVVLGPFLLLVGVAMRTPQWAAIATGFSIFFLDFIGPDNTHRTADVTFLNAAMSTASGIAFSALVFGVLSFAFLQRPQRIRERLDRAMFRDLRRIVRGHAIATGSYPGGPPHPRVWLSRTADRMRAIGAGGKALSDQDKEQAIRRLLASWLLGSTVMTIRLLTSRVPRARRPVEAALSHLGRSPVSRQVRICLLAAARLQRQAASVGSTDVAMQASLLHLSVLLLSIGDVVQAHPDILSGMSSRMAR, from the coding sequence TTGTGGTTTGCGCTCCGCACCACCACCGCATCGATGCTGGCGCTGTATATCGCCTTCCTGATGCAGCTCGACGAGCCGAAGTGGGCCGCGATGACGGTATGGATCGTCGCACAGGGCGCACGCGGCATGAGCCTGTCGAAGGGCCGCAATCGCATCCTCGGTACGCTGACCGGCGCCATCGTCGCACTGGGTTTGATCGCGTTTTTTGCACAAACCGAAATCCTGCTGATGGCGGCCCTCGCGCTATGGGTCGGCGTCTGTACCGGGCTAGCGACGGCATTGCGCAACTTTCGTTCATACGGCGCCGTCCTGGCCGGGTACACGGCGGCGATCGTCGCCATGGCGGCGCTGCCGTCACCCGGCCAGGCCTTCGATATCGCGACGGCTCGTGTCATCTACATCGTGCTGGGCATCATCGTCGAAGGCCTGATGTCGGCCGTCTTTTCGATCGACGATCCGGGTCCCGCCATTCGAACCCGCTACCTCACCTATCTGAAACAAGCCGCCGAGGTATGCGGGCGCGCGTTGAAGGCCGAACCGAACGCGACGGCCCTGCATCGCTTGATCGCCGATCTGAGCGAGCGCGACACCGTGTTGGAATATGCGGCTGCGGCATCCGCCGAAGTGCGTGCACAGGCAAGGCAATATCGGCGCGGCGACGCCGCCGTACTGCAGATGCTGGCCGCAACGCAATCGATTCGCGAGCAACGCGACGATCCGCGCTATGACGCCGATGTCGATCCGCTGATCGAAACGTCCGCGGCCCTCCTTTTGAGATTGGCGAATACCGGCAGCCGTCCCGAAAACGAGATGGCCGAAGATGATCGACTGCTCACCCGCTTGCGCACCGAGACCGATGCGCGACTGCAAGCAGAAGCATTGCACCCCGACGGCAGTTCAAGCCCGCAGCGGCTGGTCATGCTCGACCGCCTGATGCTGCTGCTGTCTGCGCTGGCCGAAGCCCGTGATGCGCTTTCCGGCAACACGCCACCCGGCAGGCAAGCCGCACTGACCTCCTGGCGCGAAACGCTGCAAGGCTTCGCATTTCATGTCGATACGGCCAAGGTCTGGCAGAACGGCATTCGCGCATTCGTCGCCGTCTTGGCGGCCGCGCTGATCTGGTGGGGCACGGCCTGGCAGAACGGCGGCGGCTTTGTCGCAATCACCGCTGTCGTTTGCGGCCTGTTTGCAACGCGCCCCAATCCGGTGAAAGGCAGCATCGGCTTTCTCACCGGCACGCTCTGGGCGTTCGTTGCAGCGTTAATCTGCAACGCTTTCTTTATCCCCGCCATTTCGGGGTTCGAGATGTTATGCGTCGTGCTGGGGCCCTTCTTGCTCCTGGTAGGTGTAGCCATGCGCACGCCGCAATGGGCCGCGATCGCCACCGGCTTTTCGATTTTCTTCCTCGATTTCATCGGCCCCGATAACACGCACCGGACCGCCGATGTGACCTTCCTGAACGCCGCAATGAGCACGGCAAGCGGCATCGCCTTCAGCGCCTTGGTGTTCGGCGTGCTGTCGTTCGCCTTCTTGCAACGCCCGCAACGCATACGCGAACGCCTCGATCGCGCCATGTTTCGCGATCTGAGGCGCATCGTCCGCGGCCATGCAATCGCCACTGGCAGCTATCCCGGCGGGCCGCCGCATCCACGCGTATGGCTGAGCCGAACGGCCGACCGGATGCGTGCGATCGGCGCAGGCGGCAAGGCGCTGAGCGACCAAGACAAGGAACAGGCGATTCGCCGCTTGCTGGCCAGCTGGCTACTCGGCAGTACCGTCATGACGATCCGTTTGCTGACGTCGCGCGTACCGCGCGCGCGACGTCCCGTGGAAGCCGCACTTAGCCATCTGGGGCGCAGTCCGGTATCACGCCAGGTCAGAATCTGTCTGCTCGCCGCCGCACGACTGCAACGCCAGGCCGCCAGCGTCGGCAGCACCGACGTCGCGATGCAAGCTTCGCTATTGCACCTCTCCGTCTTGCTGTTATCGATCGGCGATGTCGTGCAGGCACATCCCGATATCCTGTCCGGGATGTCCTCGCGGATGGCGCGCTGA
- a CDS encoding GNAT family N-acetyltransferase: MPLRRFTQDTAMQPAFTITPVRNDADLTASIALIRAYVASLDIDLSFQSIDAEMAALPGKYAPPAGELWLARHVTDGMPLACVCLRPLPGPPDSGLCEVKRLYVVTAARGMGLGKAMVATAVDHARKLGYREMRLDTLTTMTAAQRIYRDAGFIDIPAYYETPVENTCFMAKRL; the protein is encoded by the coding sequence ATGCCCCTTCGTCGTTTCACGCAGGACACCGCCATGCAGCCCGCCTTTACGATTACGCCGGTACGTAACGATGCCGATCTGACCGCCAGCATCGCGCTGATTCGCGCCTATGTCGCGTCGCTCGATATCGATTTGTCTTTCCAATCGATCGATGCGGAGATGGCGGCGCTACCGGGAAAATATGCGCCGCCGGCAGGTGAGCTGTGGCTCGCGCGCCATGTAACCGACGGTATGCCGCTCGCATGCGTCTGTTTGCGCCCGCTGCCCGGTCCGCCGGATTCGGGGCTGTGCGAAGTGAAGCGGCTATACGTCGTAACGGCGGCGCGAGGAATGGGTCTGGGGAAAGCAATGGTGGCCACGGCCGTCGACCATGCGCGCAAACTCGGATATCGCGAGATGCGGCTCGATACGCTGACCACGATGACCGCGGCGCAACGCATTTATCGAGATGCCGGATTCATCGATATCCCGGCATATTATGAGACGCCGGTCGAGAACACTTGCTTCATGGCCAAGCGGCTCTGA